The following coding sequences lie in one Rutidosis leptorrhynchoides isolate AG116_Rl617_1_P2 chromosome 4, CSIRO_AGI_Rlap_v1, whole genome shotgun sequence genomic window:
- the LOC139843132 gene encoding uncharacterized protein: MGAKKDCVFRDKLKNVKSALKSWSKCSFGMLDSDINELKNEATAWEIKAESNNLSDSERVEWLDCRRRWLEKESTKANMLKKKARIRWTLKGDENSKYFHASIRRRYNKCNIRGLNINGVWNKNPDDVKNAVFEHFTNFFKKPSEVEHLKAEFSEHEIWLAVTECGSTKAPGPNGFNLIFFKKYWDTIKGELIEVVCEFRRTEKISDGYNASFITLILECLRSVSISVLVNGSPTKEFKLGRGVRQGDPLSTFLFILAAEGLNLLVKAAVRSNLLEGVLIDDTIFFGSWSEGNIDNLMSLLKCFELTSGLKVNYNKSNMFGNGVEGNIVESMASLFGCKVGCFPFKYLGLPISANMSKYDSWKPVIEKFEKRLSDWKACSVSFGGRLTLINSVLNSLPLYYFSLFRAPPCVLKKLESVRRNSFIKKIADRRSTSFWNDPWLISEPLKDKFPRFARLDSCSNAKVSDRVIQDGENICFCGSWVCEPRGRNISDLDHLKRLLDQFQGYGSNEDSWVWKLSSKGTFSTKELTGGKEMMYGGCVVVSG, from the exons ATGGGGGCTAAAAAAGATTGTGTTTTTAGGGATAAGTTGAAAAATGTTAAATCCGCTTTGAAGTCTTGGAGCAAATGTTCTTTTGGCATGCTTGATAGTGATATAAATGAATTAAAAAACGAAGCTACTGCTTGGGAGATAAAGGCAGAGTCAAATAATCTAAGCGATAGTGAACGGGTTGAATGGCTTGATTGTAGACGTCGTTGGCTTGAGAAGGAAAGTACGAAAGCTAACATGCTCAAAAAAAAAGCTCGTATTCGTTGGACGTTAAAAGGCGATGAAAATTCCAAATATTTCCACGCTTCTATTCGACGAAGGTATAATAAATGCAACATCCGGGGTTTGAATATTAATGGAGTTTGGAACAAAAATCCGGATGATGTCAAAAACGCGGTGTTTGAGCATTTCACAAATTTCTTTAAAAAACCT AGTGAAGTAGAGCACCTTAAGGCAGAATTCAGTGAGCATGAGATTTGGTTAGCGGTTACCGAGTGTGGAAGCACAAAAGCCCCCGGCCCGAATGGTTTTAACCTTATATTTTTTAAGAAATATTGGGATACGATCAAGGGTGAATTAATTGAAGTAGTTTGTGAATTCAGGAGAACCGAGAAAATTTCGGATGGTTACAATGCTTCGTTCATTACTTTG ATTCTCGAGTGTCTTAGATCGGTAAGTATTTCGGTTCTCGTTAACGGTTCGCCTACTAAGGAATTTAAGCTTGGTAGGGGTGTTCGTCAAGGGGATCCGCTCTCTACTTTTTTGTTCATTCTTGCGGCGGAAGGGTTGAATCTACTTGTAAAGGCTGCTGTGAGGAGTAATCTACTTGAGGGTGTATTGATTG acgACACTATCTTTTTCGGGTCTTGGAGTGAGGGCAATATTGATAACCTCATGTCGCTTCTCAAGTGCTTTGAACTCACTTCGGGGCTAAAGGTTAACTACAACAAAAGTAATATGTTTGGGAATGGTGTAGAGGGTAATATTGTCGAAAGCATGGCTTCACTTTTCGGGTGCAAGGTCGGGTGCTTCCCTTTTAAATATCTTGGGCTTCCGATTAGTGCTAACATGAGCAAGTATGATAGTTGGAAACCGGTCATTGAGAAATTCGAGAAACGGTTGTCAGATTGGAAAGCGTGTTCGGTGTCGTTTGGTGGTCGTTTGACTCTCATTAATTCGGTTCTTAATAGCTTACCGTTGTACTACTTCTCACTCTTCCGTGCTCCGCCATGTGTGCTTAAAAAACTTGAGAGTGTAAGAAG GAACTCCTTTATCAAGAAGATTGCCGACAGGCGTTCCACCTCATTTTGGAACGATCCGTGGCTTATCAGTGAGCCGTTAAAAGATAAATTCCCAAGATTTGCAAGATTGGATTCATGCTCAAATGCTAAAGTCAGCGATAGAGTGATTCAGGATGGTGAAAATATCTGCTTTTGTGGATCCTGGGTTTGTGAGCCGAGAGGCAGAAACATCAGCGATTTGGACCATTTAAAAAGGTTACTGGATCAGTTTCAGGGGTACGGGAGTAATGAAGATTCATGGGTTTGGAAATTGTCTTCAAAAGGAACCTTCTCAACAAAAGAACTTACAG